One Pseudomonas entomophila genomic window carries:
- the yecR gene encoding YecR family lipoprotein: protein MKTTLATLTLAALVLTGCATPKQWEATGGSKNDGLVQVSYEQGQFESGQSDAAQGLQVATARCKTWGYRNAEITGSEKSLCRTMGQYNCLQTTVTQDYLCKK, encoded by the coding sequence ATGAAGACAACCCTCGCCACCCTCACCCTCGCCGCACTGGTCCTCACTGGCTGCGCCACCCCCAAGCAATGGGAAGCTACTGGCGGCAGCAAGAACGATGGCCTGGTGCAGGTCTCCTACGAACAGGGCCAGTTCGAGAGCGGCCAGAGTGACGCGGCGCAGGGGCTGCAGGTTGCCACCGCGCGTTGCAAGACCTGGGGTTACCGAAACGCGGAAATCACCGGCAGCGAAAAGAGCCTCTGCCGCACCATGGGCCAGTACAACTGCCTGCAGACCACGGTCACCCAGGACTACCTCTGCAAGAAGTGA
- a CDS encoding cysteine desulfurase family protein — MPTAPLYFDYAATTPVDDRVIEAMMACLGREANFGNPASSGHAHGKAAREAVEQARRQVAEQVGAQPDELVWTSGATESNNLALKGIAQGFEHPGHLVTSQLEHKAVLDTAAELERLGWAVTRLAPDAQGLIQPAAVQAALRPDTRLVSLMAVNNELGTVTDFASIGALVREHGALLHVDAAQAVGKVLIDLARQPVDLMSFSAHKAYGPKGIGALFVGPRAHPVLRAQMHGGGHERGLRSGTLATHQIVGMGSAFALAGQPGNSEHACIQRLSDRLRNGLLALPGVRLNGCPTQRIAHTLNLCIEAKGFNSNALAGELALSTTSACNSAANSASHVLLALGLSEAQARNSVRLSIGRYTTEQDVDKAVEVFGRVIAAGSVALW, encoded by the coding sequence ATGCCCACCGCCCCGCTGTATTTCGATTACGCCGCCACCACCCCTGTCGACGACCGAGTCATCGAAGCCATGATGGCCTGCCTTGGCCGCGAGGCGAATTTCGGCAACCCCGCGTCCAGCGGTCATGCCCATGGCAAGGCCGCCCGCGAGGCCGTGGAGCAGGCGCGCCGCCAGGTGGCCGAACAGGTCGGCGCGCAGCCCGACGAGCTGGTCTGGACCTCCGGCGCCACCGAGTCCAACAACCTCGCCCTCAAGGGTATCGCCCAGGGTTTCGAACACCCCGGCCACCTGGTCACCAGCCAGCTGGAGCACAAGGCGGTGCTCGACACTGCCGCCGAACTGGAACGCCTGGGCTGGGCGGTGACCCGCCTGGCGCCGGACGCCCAAGGGCTGATCCAGCCAGCGGCCGTGCAGGCGGCGCTGCGCCCGGACACCCGCCTGGTGTCGCTGATGGCGGTGAACAATGAACTGGGCACGGTCACCGATTTCGCCAGCATCGGCGCGTTGGTGCGCGAACACGGCGCGCTGCTGCATGTGGATGCCGCCCAGGCCGTCGGCAAAGTGCTGATCGACCTTGCCCGGCAGCCGGTGGACCTGATGTCGTTCTCGGCGCACAAGGCCTATGGCCCCAAGGGCATCGGCGCCTTGTTCGTCGGCCCCCGCGCCCACCCGGTGCTGCGCGCGCAGATGCACGGCGGCGGCCATGAGCGCGGGCTGCGCTCCGGCACCCTGGCTACCCACCAGATCGTCGGCATGGGCAGCGCCTTTGCCCTGGCCGGCCAGCCGGGTAATAGCGAGCACGCATGTATCCAGCGCTTGAGCGACAGGTTGCGCAATGGCCTGCTGGCCCTGCCTGGCGTGCGCCTCAACGGCTGCCCGACACAGCGCATCGCCCACACCCTGAACCTGTGCATCGAGGCCAAGGGGTTCAACAGCAACGCGCTGGCCGGCGAGCTGGCGCTGTCGACCACCTCGGCGTGCAACTCGGCCGCCAATAGTGCATCCCATGTGCTGCTGGCACTGGGGCTCAGCGAAGCACAGGCACGCAACAGCGTGCGACTGAGCATCGGGCGCTACACCACAGAACAGGACGTGGACAAGGCGGTCGAAGTGTTCGGCCGGGTGATTGCGGCGGGGTCGGTTGCCTTGTGGTAA
- a CDS encoding acyl-CoA dehydrogenase encodes MDFAYSPKVQALRERVSAFMDAYVYPAEPVFERQVAEGDRWQPTAIVEELKAKARAEGLWNLFLPESEYGAGLTNLEYAPLAEIMGRSLLGPEPFNCSAPDTGNMEVLVRYGSEAQKRQWLEPLLRGEIRSAFAMTEPDVASSDATNMAATAVRDGDEWVINGRKWWTSGACDPRCKVMIFMGLSNPDGQRHQQHSMILVPTDTPGVKIVRPLPVFGYDDAPHGHAEVLFENVRVPYENVILGEGRGFEIAQGRLGPGRIHHCMRSIGMAERALELMCKRSVERTAFGRPLARLGGNIDKIADSRMEIDMARLLTLKAAYMMDTVGNKVARSEIAQIKVVAPNVALKVIDRAIQLHGGAGVSGDFPLAYMYAMQRTLRLADGPDEVHRAAIGKYEIGKYVPKEMLRSSH; translated from the coding sequence ATGGATTTCGCCTATTCGCCCAAGGTCCAGGCACTGCGCGAACGCGTCAGCGCTTTCATGGATGCATACGTCTACCCGGCCGAGCCGGTGTTCGAGCGCCAGGTCGCCGAGGGCGACCGCTGGCAACCCACCGCCATTGTCGAGGAGCTCAAGGCCAAGGCCCGCGCTGAAGGCCTGTGGAACCTGTTCCTGCCCGAATCGGAATACGGCGCGGGGCTGACCAACCTGGAGTACGCGCCGCTGGCCGAGATCATGGGCCGCTCGCTGCTGGGCCCGGAGCCGTTCAACTGCTCGGCGCCGGACACCGGCAACATGGAAGTGCTGGTGCGCTACGGCAGCGAGGCGCAGAAGCGCCAGTGGCTCGAGCCGCTGCTGCGCGGCGAGATCCGCTCGGCGTTCGCCATGACCGAGCCGGACGTGGCCTCGTCGGACGCCACCAACATGGCCGCCACCGCCGTGCGCGACGGTGATGAATGGGTGATCAACGGCCGCAAGTGGTGGACCTCCGGCGCCTGCGACCCGCGCTGCAAGGTGATGATCTTCATGGGCCTGTCCAACCCGGATGGCCAGCGCCACCAGCAGCACTCGATGATCCTGGTGCCCACCGACACGCCGGGGGTGAAGATCGTCCGCCCGCTGCCGGTGTTTGGCTACGACGACGCCCCCCACGGCCACGCCGAGGTGTTGTTCGAGAATGTGCGTGTGCCCTATGAAAACGTGATCCTCGGCGAGGGCCGCGGTTTCGAGATCGCCCAGGGGCGCCTCGGCCCAGGCCGCATCCACCACTGCATGCGCTCGATCGGCATGGCCGAGCGCGCCCTGGAGCTGATGTGCAAGCGCTCGGTGGAGCGCACCGCGTTCGGCCGGCCGCTGGCGCGCCTGGGCGGCAACATCGACAAGATCGCCGACTCGCGCATGGAGATCGACATGGCGCGGCTGTTGACCCTCAAGGCCGCATACATGATGGACACCGTCGGCAACAAGGTGGCGCGCAGCGAGATCGCGCAGATCAAGGTGGTGGCGCCGAATGTCGCGCTGAAGGTGATCGACCGGGCCATTCAGTTGCATGGCGGGGCGGGGGTGAGTGGTGATTTCCCGTTGGCGTACATGTATGCGATGCAGCGGACCCTGCGTTTGGCCGACGGGCCGGACGAAGTGCACCGGGCGGCGATCGGCAAGTACGAGATTGGCAAGTACGTGCCGAAGGAGATGCTGCGCAGCAGTCATTGA
- a CDS encoding LysR family transcriptional regulator, producing the protein MNLSKVDLNLFIVFDAIYTEANLTRAGQIVGITQPAVSNALSRLRETFNDPLFVRTAQGMVPTPMAQNIIGPVRSALTLLRTSVQESRIFTPLQASKTFRISMTDLTEAVILPPLFQRLRRLAPALVIESFLCKRRETTKELAAGRLDFAVDAPLNTDPQVRHVKLMQDRYVCAMRPGHPLAEHKLTLDAYLGMTHIHISSRRNGLGYVDLALGKMGVQRRVALRSQHYLMASQVLQQTDMVMTVPERFARRHQLRHQPLPVEVPPLETHLYWHESTDQDPANRWMREQIIELCERVAVQDEQALENA; encoded by the coding sequence ATGAACCTCAGCAAGGTCGACCTCAACCTGTTCATCGTCTTCGACGCCATCTACACCGAAGCCAACCTGACCCGCGCCGGGCAGATCGTCGGCATCACCCAACCGGCGGTGTCCAACGCCCTGTCGCGCCTGCGCGAAACCTTCAACGACCCGCTGTTCGTGCGCACCGCCCAGGGCATGGTGCCCACGCCCATGGCGCAGAACATCATCGGCCCGGTGCGCAGCGCGCTGACGCTGCTGCGCACCTCGGTGCAGGAGAGCCGCATCTTCACCCCGCTGCAGGCCAGCAAGACCTTCCGCATCAGCATGACCGACCTCACCGAGGCGGTGATCCTGCCGCCGTTGTTCCAGCGCTTGCGCCGGCTGGCACCTGCACTGGTGATCGAAAGCTTTTTATGCAAGCGCCGCGAGACCACCAAGGAGCTGGCTGCCGGGCGCCTGGATTTCGCCGTGGACGCGCCGCTGAACACCGACCCGCAGGTGCGCCACGTCAAGCTCATGCAGGACCGCTACGTCTGCGCCATGCGCCCGGGCCATCCGCTGGCCGAGCACAAGCTGACCCTCGACGCCTACCTGGGCATGACCCACATCCATATCTCCAGCCGCCGCAACGGCCTGGGCTATGTCGACCTGGCCCTGGGCAAGATGGGTGTGCAGCGCCGCGTCGCCCTGCGTTCGCAGCACTACCTGATGGCCTCGCAGGTGCTGCAGCAAACCGACATGGTGATGACCGTGCCCGAGCGCTTCGCCCGCCGCCACCAGTTGCGCCACCAGCCGCTGCCGGTGGAGGTGCCGCCCCTGGAAACCCACCTCTACTGGCACGAAAGCACTGATCAGGACCCGGCCAACCGCTGGATGCGCGAACAGATCATCGAGTTGTGCGAACGGGTGGCGGTGCAGGACGAGCAGGCGCTGGAAAATGCCTGA
- a CDS encoding PAAR domain-containing protein encodes MNLRIVIFGKAQGLDGDRTTTGATCIGKRAAGNVNGSGWLLEGDSTTPCPRCGQVGTLIDGDPRFLQDGVPTVVDGARVRCGCPLGSNRLIAPLDEMPSLARGASAPVPSDPRAVPRGVVERPMPATHAVSTAPSALQPGFYIVPRSMAGEQVLQQLATVQGTLPMSLVRRLNPTFDQGFKAGELFVLGAPDNSFACTREEADLMAAARSARESLAILSEEEADFMMQHIGEVAGVLSGASLSMGVGKDMLARGIGQVGDTLKGIERLHQREFALHRHLNSQQFFAERKVLYAQLNAQLHSAFLGKYLDLGRHERLRKGLGISTKSLVHHWSKAGAPGAIPGYATHLDEVAKMSKYLKYGGHVAVGLGATSSYLKVQEVCRAGETEQCRKVRFTEAGSFAGGLAGGVHGARVGTLMATFSCGAVGAVTAGVGGAACGLVLVGAGSFIGATGGGMGGEWLGEALYEWRSK; translated from the coding sequence ATGAATCTGCGCATCGTTATCTTCGGCAAGGCGCAAGGCCTCGATGGCGACCGCACCACCACGGGCGCCACGTGCATCGGCAAACGGGCGGCGGGCAACGTGAACGGGAGCGGCTGGTTGCTCGAAGGCGACTCGACCACGCCCTGCCCACGCTGCGGCCAGGTGGGCACACTCATCGACGGCGACCCTCGCTTCCTGCAGGACGGCGTGCCTACCGTCGTCGACGGCGCGCGCGTGCGCTGTGGCTGCCCGCTGGGCAGCAATCGCCTGATTGCCCCGCTGGACGAGATGCCCAGCCTGGCGCGCGGGGCGTCGGCGCCGGTACCCAGCGATCCCCGGGCTGTCCCGCGTGGCGTTGTCGAGCGGCCCATGCCTGCCACCCACGCCGTCTCTACGGCACCCTCCGCACTGCAACCCGGGTTCTACATCGTGCCCCGCAGCATGGCCGGCGAGCAGGTGCTGCAGCAGCTGGCCACGGTGCAGGGCACCCTGCCCATGTCGCTGGTGCGCCGGCTCAACCCCACCTTCGACCAAGGCTTCAAGGCCGGCGAGCTCTTCGTGCTCGGTGCCCCCGACAACAGCTTCGCCTGCACCCGCGAAGAGGCCGATTTGATGGCCGCGGCGCGCAGCGCACGTGAGTCGCTGGCGATCCTCAGCGAGGAGGAAGCCGACTTCATGATGCAGCACATCGGTGAAGTCGCCGGGGTGCTCAGCGGCGCCAGTCTGTCCATGGGCGTAGGCAAGGACATGCTGGCGCGGGGGATAGGGCAGGTGGGGGACACGCTCAAGGGGATCGAGCGGTTGCACCAGCGGGAGTTCGCCTTGCACCGGCATTTGAACAGCCAGCAGTTCTTTGCTGAGCGCAAGGTGTTGTATGCACAGTTGAACGCGCAGTTGCACAGCGCGTTTCTTGGCAAGTACCTGGACCTGGGCCGGCATGAACGTCTGCGCAAGGGGTTGGGGATCTCCACGAAAAGCCTGGTGCACCACTGGTCCAAGGCTGGTGCGCCGGGGGCGATACCGGGGTATGCGACGCATTTGGATGAAGTGGCGAAGATGTCGAAGTATTTGAAGTATGGGGGGCATGTGGCGGTGGGGTTAGGTGCGACATCGTCCTACCTTAAAGTACAAGAGGTATGTCGTGCAGGGGAAACCGAGCAATGCAGAAAGGTTCGCTTCACTGAAGCTGGCAGCTTTGCTGGCGGGCTTGCCGGTGGCGTTCATGGTGCACGGGTAGGCACCCTGATGGCCACCTTCTCTTGTGGAGCCGTAGGTGCTGTTACAGCTGGCGTAGGGGGTGCTGCGTGCGGTCTAGTGCTTGTAGGGGCAGGTTCATTCATCGGTGCCACAGGTGGTGGTATGGGAGGTGAGTGGCTAGGAGAAGCTTTGTATGAGTGGCGATCGAAATGA